TTGCTCCTGCTGGCGCGGGGCTTGGGTAGTTGAAGCCTGGTGCCAACTTTTCTTCCTTCTCCTGGGAGTGtactttgtgtttttttttattttatcctaaTTACTCTAAAAACAAATCCTGAAAATACAACAAACTTAAAACATTTCCAAACATTTGATTAGTCGTAAAATCTTCACTAAAAGCATAAGAAATTTGAATTAACCCTaagaaaattattcaaaaaaaaaacctaaaactTACTAAAGATGCCTAGGCATCATCTCTNTCTGTCTTTAATGATGACAACAACTGCTCAACCTCATATGCCAGCGCACTCCCAAGCCTGGGCCGAGAACCACCAGTCTCGAGCCTCTTCTACAGGGTACCCACCAACCCTTTACATTTCGAGATAATCGCTGCATCCTCCTCCTACCAAGCAAACCActtctcctccttctcttcAATTCAAATGGAATTATTAATCCAATCACAAGAACAACGTTAGCATGCCTTTGCAGCTTTTAAATCCAACATGCTTATATTTCCATATTGCTCAAGAAACTAAAACCCAATTTCATAACCAAATTCATGAAAATAGAaacaattaactaattaattaattaaaattaaaagaaaaaaattgagagttAAAATTTACAAAAAGATACTTGAGATTATTTGTCGAGATGTCATCTTTGGTCTTGTACTCTCATTTGAGACCGGGAGTATAATACGGGCTTGTTAACCATCTCCTTGCACTTCCTGAATGCCTTATAACCCTTCCTCAGCATCTTGTTATCGGTACCACCAGACTCTGTCACAACAGCATGGATTTTATGAGCTTTCTTGTCGAACAGTCCTGACAACATCATCTCCTCTATTCTACTCTCACCCAGCCTCAACCAATTTGCAATAcatatttgaaattcatgtttcATATCCCTCCAATGCATTGTCGTTTTGATAAGTATAGAGGGGCTTAACAGtcctaaaaaaattgttatgatCGACATTACATTTGTACAAACCAGCTCAGAAATTTTTACATGTCAGCAACTTCTACTAACTATTCACAAAGAGATTTGCAAAAGGGTTTATTTGGCTAACGAAAAGAAAGTTCAAGGATCAATTTATCATTTGTCGATTGTTAGAGTGCGGATTGTCAAAATTGCAAATGAATAAAATCCGAAGATGTTTACTCTTATAATTTTACGTACTGAATAAGTGTTGGTTTGTATTAGCTTTTTTGAGTCAAAAAGtacttttttttccaaaaataaattactttgatttaattttaaacctATTTGGATGTgtctcttaaaaaaatatttttattagaaaaagtaaattatttttttttaaatctaacatgaaagcaaaataaattttgaatactTAAAAGtctattcaaatataaaataatttttgtctattaaaaaaattaaaagaaataaatacctttttcaaaaataaatccaAACTGACCTAAAACTTCcttcttgttttgaaaatgcTACCCAATTCGAACATCATTTATTGTAAGAATCTTAGTTGAATCACCGTGTCCAAACCCATAACATATATCAAAAAACTCCTGATAATACATggaatcaaaattcaaaattaaaaagtgtttCGTAATATGGCAAATCTCTTGCATGTCTCATTGGAATAGTCATATTTGATCCATTTTGGAGTTATTTAGTgcgaaaataaaaactaaatttgttttgtttttgttggcaTAACTTGCGTAAActctttaaaatcttttttcacaCTCAACGAATGCGAAAATGTAACTTAATgctcaaatttattaaaatttttacttcaatttaaaatggtaaataaaatatttttatttaaataaaaaaaatcttgaaaCGAATGAatatttttcttggattttttataaataaataaataattaaatgttttatttattaatatatgtaatttgaggaatatttacatttttaaatCGTATTACATATTCTTTTTacaatgtaaacgagataaatatgaacatattttatttacactcttatttatactataaacaAGGTAAATAAGATTCTAATTGATCAAATCTCGTTTGCAAACAAGATatgaaaaatttacaaaaaaaactaTGTATCATTtacaatgtaaataaaatatgtgTATATCTATCTATAAATAAGATATGTGTCTAATTTAGGTTAAACGATTGTTATATGTcgatttgaatattttttttaatctacttcaattcaaattattgttagataaatagatattttaaaaaaaattaaattataaaatttatctatacacaattataaatttatctattttgtgTCTTAAAAgtatatgttaaaaattaagtttatattaaaatataaaaattttaaatttttaacatatttattttaaatttgttaaataaaaaattttaaaactttagaTAAGTTTATCATGACCTTAAAACACATGTTAATTataaattgtttaaaatttgaaacttaatgtaaaataataaaaagaaacgtAAAGATGCTAAATTTTAGCAGAGCAATTTTAAAGTAGGAACCAATGGgaggttttaaattttaaatttacgaAATTAATGGGCAATTTTAACATGACATCGTGTGAAggattaaaaataagaaaaaagttgtacaatcaaataaaatatctatCTAAATACAACGAGATAGTTATTAAGGGGTTTTAAATTCACGcgcatctcttcttcttctcttcttctttctcgtTCTCCTCTCATGTTGCTActgtgttttcttctttttctttacttttttttttatttttctctttttttatcatcatcgtCGTTACTacctccaccaccacctccactttcttctttttcattctaaTTTCTTCTGCTCCTTCATTTTCCCCTCCTTCTCATCCATCTTCATCATCAACATCATTATCATCGTCGTTATTATTATCGTTCTTTTTATCATCtccgtcttcttcttctccccctttttcCTCATCTTTCTCTTTCATTATCGTTGTTGTCACCACCACCATACTatcacctccatctcctcctcatcctcctctttcttttttcatttgaatttctttgatctcctccttcctttttctcttcttcctcctcctcctccatcatcattattatcatcatcgtcGTCTTCTTTTTGTATGTATAATAGTTCAAATTCAAAATGCACCGAAATTCCTTAATGATAGCGATACACAAACAAACTCAgttcaaaataaattcaaataaaaaatgcacCTTATTAAAATCCAGAATGCACCgcaataaaatttagaatacaccaaaattacttaacGATGGCAATACACGAACAAAGTTAGTTCAAAACAAGCACAAATGAAGTGCACGTTATTTAAATCCAAAATGCACTAAAATTACTTAACGATAACTCAAAATTCCTCctcctcattcttcttctttttcttttcttattcatctttttcttcttattttactttcttaacaagaacaaaattaagaaaaactaaaataaaaaagaagaaaaaacacataatgttgcaaaattacTAGAAAAAGAATAAACCTATATTCATTCGACTAAATAAGATTGCAAtacattattataaatatattcatTCAAGTCTAATATGAGAAGCAATGCttctaaaagaagaaataagagcaacataaaaaagaaagaaataaagaagaaaaagaagaagaaaaaatacagcattaaaaaaaatatttttgtacttttgtagcaaaattttagcgtaaaaattaaaaaaattgtgttattgttaaaaaattttggtattaTTTGTTCTGataaatttttcataatttaaaacgtttcctctttttcctccttatcttctctttcttcaacttatcttctacttctacttcttcttttttatcattttttatctttttcttcttatttcattttctcataattcttcttggTTCACTCTCTTAAgaggaataaaacaaaaaaaatcaatgctacaaaattactaggaagaaaaggaggtaaaaaaaaatgcagcaaTAAAAGAACGATGATGGGGAGAAAACacgcaaaaaagaaaaaggaatgtgaagaagaagaaggaagaacgagaagaagaaaaaaaaagatatgaacgTTCACGCTTATGTTAGTGGCTAGAGAATTGGAGCGTGTATTCACGCTCTCACTAAAGAAACTGGTTTTTGTTGAGTTTTGACCAACTTAATTGAATTTGGTTGTCAAAAAGGAGTAAATTCCCAAAATGGTCCCTGAGAATCTGAGATTGAGCATGTGCACCAATTACCCCTGACTTTCAAAATGCTCTAGTTGCACCCTTAggctttttatttaaaaacataatataGCATCCCCTTTTGACTTAATTTGCTTCTGCAGAATAAACGCAAAAACTGGAAAAAGATACTCAATTCAATAAAACGTAAATTATAGTATCATAACCATTTCTTTATCCACATCCACAAATCTCATTGCCCCTGACTTTCAAAATGCTCTAGTTGCACCCTTCACATTGAACTCCGTGCAAAATCTTGATTCTTCCACCCATTTAACGACGCCGTTTTGATTGGAAGTAGCCCTAAACATTGTTTTCAACATCAGACCCCATTTAACGACGCCGTTTTGATTGGAGGTAGCCCTAAACATTGTTTTCAACATCAGACCTTTACACAGCCTAGAGTAAGTTCCAACTCATCCACTCCCACCTCATGTATCCTCTCACCCTCTCATGGCTTCACTCTACCATTCTCAAAGTCAAAATCCGATGGTCTTCCTCTCTCTGCAGCCTGGCCCCATTGCATGCCTTCATTCATATCCATGGAATCCTGGGGACTGATCTGCTGCATTGCTGATTTTCCAAGGTTAATGGTAGGCGATGGAGGAACAGCCGAGGCAGTCGTTGTCTGAAAACTAACACAGTGAAAGCATCAGATTCATCACCTTTGGGAATGGTGAAAGTAGCCAATTGGTGGCAGCGGGAGGGGTTAGATGGGACAGATACTGTGAAGAGAGGATGGTGGAATGAATTAAGAGAGGAGACATTGAAGAGGGATTCGAAATCCGCCTTCCTTTTAGAACCCCTGGAGGTTagggaagaaagagaaaaggtaACAAGGGCACTATTGGATATTCTAAGAGGAGGAAGATTTGTGGGGATGGAGGTGATGTTATAAATGAATGGTAGGAGGAATGAAGAGGGGTTTTGAATTGTTGGGATCAATGCGAGAGAGGGGCTGGGGAATGATGAGGAAGTTGGGCTAGCATGGTAGGAAGGAACAGGGCTTGGAAACGCCGATGACTGCGGGCTTGGCTGTAGTGAAGAACAACCACTCATGTTCGCTGGAGTTCCTCCAATCTCACCTTGCGGCCTCTTGCATCCCTGTCATCAAAACACAGATCTCAATCAAGATTTCTAGGGTGAAACTAACAGAACATAATCAATCATCTAGAACTATCACAATGACATCTGATCTCAGATTAACACTACAAAAGCTAGTTAGATCGCAAGCCTCAAGATCAATCAACTTTTTAGCAAGATTAGAGAGTGGATCAACAAAGCAAGCAAGAAAGAGCAAGTAGATCTGAGAGGAagaggagtagaagaagaaaccTTGCGGTAGGTAGTACCGTCCTCTTAACAAGCAATGGAAGTACTACCCTCCAGGCTGTCTAGACCACAAACCGCAAGCTCATCGCTCTGACGTCGAAAATGGATGGAAGGACCAAAATTTCACACAGAGCTCAATCTGAAAGGTGcaattagaatattttaaaagtcAGGGTAACATTAGTGCAAGGGCTCAATCTGATGAACCATTTTGAAGATTTACTCGTCAAAAAGACTTGAATATATAACAAAACTGTAAAAGcaatacaaaacaaataaaagaaaaaggtaaaAATCTCTCCATGGACAAtatttactaaattttaattttttttaatttaaattatattaaatttaaattttactgATAAATCAATCTAATtctatcaaataataataaattatatcgacttattttttaaaataatctaaatcataccataaatactttttttaattttgaggaattaaattttttatacgtacaaatacttatattttatttacaatgtaaTATATATGTGTTTCGATATTATAAATGAAAtataatgaattaaaatttttatatatatagtattatgactttaaaaaaatgatatacgaaataaataatacaacataaattagtaaatatctcccaaattatgtattttagtaaataaaatatttaatttatttattaaaaaatcctatttttcttttggattAGTTTGGATATGAAATTGGTTATATGTAAATAGTTTAATAAAGTGTATGATGCACCACAATTAATCAAGTATACCGTAACATCCTCCTTTGCTTGCTTGTCTAGATCAGCTGGGATAGCTAGAAATCTAGAATAACTCAACggagttaattaattaacattgcCACACAAGTCTCGATTCGCACACTCGCACCCATTCTTGAACACCAAGCGAAAGCTGAATTTCAACCcaccgcttcttcttcttcttcttcgttcaAAGTCACAAAACGCCAACGAAGACAGCGATCTGACTGACCAAGAACACCGAACAATTATATACTTAGAAATCTTCTTGCAAAACAAAGGGCAAAAACAGAAAATGTATGTGGATCACGCGTTTTCGATCTCGGACGAGGACATGATGATGGGTACCTCGTACACTGTGAATAACAAGCCCCCAATTAAGGAGATCTCACTCGCTGTCGCTCTTCTTGTTTTTGGAACCCTTGGAATCATCATCGGTTCTCTCATGGCTTATAACCATGTCGGCGGTGACACTGCTCACGGTGACAACCATCACtctattctctcttttttctttgaaaaaatgaaaatatcttGCATTTAGGGTTTTGAGATTTTTGTTATTCTGCTCGAATTCGACTTAAAATTCTGAAAGGTGAAAACTTTTTACttggaataaaaaaataagagtttTTTACTTCTTGGGCAGCTGGAAAATTAGGAAATTGTGCTAATTAATTACTCAATTGAGGAAGTTGAAAactttatgaatttttttaatatttaatttgtggTATTTTTGTGTGAATGATTGATATAGGGTTGTTCTTTGCGATCTTGGGAACGCTGTTGTTCATACCAGGGTTCTACTACACAAGGATTGCATATTATGCTTACAAGGGTTACAAGGGATTCTCTTTCTCTAACATACCTCCAGTTTAGTTtacttattatatatgtatgtcaTATTGTTAAGATGATCATATACCCTTCTCTTGTACAGATCTCTTTTTTTGTTGAACTTTGTACTTTACTTTCTTTTGTGTCTAAACTAAACCATATATACTGCTACTTGCTACTACTGTTAGGATTTGTTCTATCAAGTGAATCATTCTGCTCTGAAATCGTTAACTAGGACATGGATGAATGGTGATAGTTTAAGTTTTGCGTGTCATGTGTAAGCGTGGATTAAATGATATAGAAGTATGATTTGAGGGCTTatctctctcctcttttcttttatttttctgtctTTTGGTTCTTTACATTATGAGGAGGTTTGTGTATGTATGAATTCTGAGTTATTGATTTGATTGGAAGATATTAGGTGCTGTGGATGTGGATACGTGATTGGTGAATGTGACTGAGGAAGAAGAATTAGAATTGTTAGTGTCAAAATTGAGAGAAGAATTAAAAGGGGGAAAGTAGACTCTCATTTCATTCGACATAGTTCATTACAATATCTAATACTAGtatttatactattttattttcgaGTAATAACTAATCCTGCCCTATTAACTTAATACTATCTTTCGAGTAAACCCAAATTATACTCACTACATTTTGCCAACAGAATACTATCTTAATTGTGACAAGAAAAACTTTCTTAACAAGTTTTCTTAGAACAGTCGTTAGAAAAACCTTAAATATATTTCGATTTGCTTCTAACTTGTAGGGGTATTAGAGAAGTTCGGGATTGGGTCCTCTGAACCATTTGAGCTAAATGATGGGTCCTATGTGTGTCATATGTAAAGCATATACCCTTGTCATTTAAGAGTATGTGATTCATACATGAATACATAATCTATATGTGACTAGCATAATTTGGAACTTAGGAAGGATGTGATTTAATTTCTGTGTGACTTGCAAGTTGCAATAATCAATTTTAGGTGCTTACATGGAGTTCAAGATGCCACTTGAACCACGCAGTGTTTTCTCCATGTTTCCCTTTCTGAAGATTGATGAACAAGATCGTTAGCAGCTGCACTAATTGACACAGtttttcctttcattttatAGCATTTATTTTGGTTGGTTTGGCCTATTTGTGTTGTGGACATCAAGGGGATGAAAAGGTGGATTTGCGTATCAAATCCATCATCCATTGCTAGAGAATTTTGATGAAGTCTACATTTCCTTTCAAcggttgagatggatgagtcgGCAAAATGTTCTATGTAAAATAAGTACaacaaacatttttttattcaaatgcTGAGATATGGATCTTTTTATACCTTTCTCTGCTCAATTTCCTCCTTTTGGGGGCTAATATTCCTTTGTCTTATGATTGGACTATGCTTTTGAATATCATGTATGGAACCAATCATGCATAGGGAAgattgattttgaaagaaaaCTTTGAAACTGATATCGTAAGGCTTGTTATGCCCTTTGGAAAAGAATATACTTTATTGAAGTCTAgaatctagatcaagcatttggCATATTGTCAAGTTTGTTTATTGAAGCTAAGGTAGACATGAtaagtaaataactaaaatcCATAATTTGAAATCCCGATTATTACAAACtaggaaaaaatatttatatattcaccctaattcattttattcattttcagcaaaatcttttaaatttttaaaacaagtccaaaactcaaaacactCAAAATAAGCATTAGACATTCATTATCCATTATCCCAAAATCTCCATCACCTAATACGCAGCGTAAGATTGTCTCTCACTTTACACGGCGGTGGGCTAAGAGAACTCCATCGAACCAAGGTATTTTTAGTAATAACAATGTCATCCAAGGTGGAGATATGGACCCAAGGAAGACGGAACCACCGAGCATAACTGCATAATCGTGActgataaaagaaaaaggatctTCAAGAGTGTAGCCCCCGCAGAGGTGGGTGGTGACGTATACCAATTCTTTAAGGTTCATTCAGAATAAAGACGACAAAGGAGATTTCATCTAGTTATTGGGGCGGGTTTGTGGGGTTTGGGAGTTATGGTAGCACAAAGGTGAGTTTTCTTGCAACATCTGCTTGGCCACTACCAGCATGAGGGGTGGCTTTGTGAGAGGAGGAGCATCTCATCCACACTCATCGAGGTAAATGTTCGGAGGTAATGGGGAGTCATCTGCTAGGAACACAAAGAAGAGTAAGAGACTAGAAGGTGTGGAGTTCTCTGGAAGTATAGCTATAGTTCCTAGAGTGGAAGAATGGATGGAAGAGGAGGATGGTAGCAGAGGAGAGGAACCAATTATTCAGGAGGATGCTAGTGCAGATCAAAATGCACATGAGAATACTAAGAAAGTTTCGTTTGGTGTTTGCTAGTGTGGTCAGAAGTGGAGGAAAAGGGAGGCCAGATGAGGATGGAAATGAAGCTAATAGCGAGGATAAAAATGCTACTCCtgaggagaaggaggaagaagaaaatatctCTATTCAGAAGCTGCCAAACGGTCTCTATAACATAGTGATCCCTGAAGAAGTGAAGAGCAAACTCA
The genomic region above belongs to Arachis duranensis cultivar V14167 chromosome 3, aradu.V14167.gnm2.J7QH, whole genome shotgun sequence and contains:
- the LOC107478805 gene encoding uncharacterized protein LOC107478805, translated to MYVDHAFSISDEDMMMGTSYTVNNKPPIKEISLAVALLVFGTLGIIIGSLMAYNHVGGDTAHGLFFAILGTLLFIPGFYYTRIAYYAYKGYKGFSFSNIPPV